Proteins encoded together in one Bacteroides ovatus window:
- a CDS encoding LysM peptidoglycan-binding domain-containing protein: MEKNFILSVGMSVMFLFISSIKTVQAQQLGIGVKTELNGKVRFCNYDEAYFMPDTNTRIKVTGLEIAYDSSLNYYDIFVNVKGDKVNLHIKYSNGGEGAYIYKGIDRISKMDVVVTTKKKLSLYANNYGVNSYKEVESSVGIIIVFPKTYMISSIVPIKNKVETVNELSTQLRKGVITDSDGYTNIRKSNSVNSEIIGKIVDREVFTYWETNDNWYIVQTAKGIKGYVHKSRIKPVEERNEQKIRYYKVKNGDKIQDIAEKLGVSIDTICKLNRVKITTVLREGQALRISR; this comes from the coding sequence ATGGAAAAGAATTTTATTTTATCAGTAGGAATGTCTGTAATGTTCTTATTTATAAGTTCCATTAAAACTGTCCAAGCTCAACAATTAGGAATTGGCGTAAAAACAGAGTTAAATGGAAAGGTACGTTTCTGCAATTACGATGAGGCTTATTTTATGCCAGATACAAATACTCGTATAAAAGTTACAGGATTAGAAATTGCATACGATAGTTCCTTGAATTATTATGATATATTCGTGAATGTAAAAGGAGACAAGGTGAATTTGCATATAAAATATTCCAATGGTGGTGAAGGAGCCTATATTTACAAAGGTATAGACAGGATTTCAAAAATGGATGTTGTGGTTACTACCAAGAAAAAATTAAGTCTTTATGCAAATAACTACGGTGTCAATTCTTATAAAGAAGTCGAGAGTTCTGTTGGAATTATTATAGTGTTTCCTAAAACTTATATGATTTCGTCCATTGTTCCTATAAAAAATAAAGTAGAAACAGTGAATGAATTGTCCACTCAATTGCGCAAGGGGGTGATAACTGATTCGGATGGCTATACAAATATCCGTAAGTCAAATAGTGTAAATTCGGAAATTATAGGTAAAATTGTGGATAGGGAAGTATTCACTTATTGGGAAACAAATGATAATTGGTATATTGTGCAAACTGCAAAAGGAATAAAAGGATATGTGCATAAAAGTAGAATAAAACCAGTAGAGGAAAGAAATGAGCAAAAAATAAGATACTATAAAGTAAAGAATGGAGATAAAATCCAAGATATAGCAGAAAAATTAGGGGTTTCTATAGACACAATTTGTAAGTTAAATCGTGTAAAAATAACAACAGTGTTGAGAGAAGGGCAGGCTTTACGTATTAGTAGATGA
- a CDS encoding RsmD family RNA methyltransferase: MRVISGIYKRRRFDVPRTFKARPTTDFAKENLFNVLNNYIDFEERITALDLFAGTGSISIELVSRGCDRVISIEKDPAHHSFICKIMKEVQTDKCLPIRGDVFKFIKNGREQFDFIFADPPYALKELETIPELIFQNNLLKEGGLLVLEHGKDNNFEENPHFLERRVYGSVNFSLFR, encoded by the coding sequence ATGCGAGTAATCAGCGGTATTTACAAACGAAGAAGATTTGACGTGCCTCGAACATTTAAAGCACGCCCTACGACAGATTTCGCCAAAGAAAATCTGTTTAATGTACTCAATAACTATATCGATTTTGAAGAAAGAATAACAGCTCTTGATTTGTTTGCCGGGACAGGAAGCATCAGTATCGAACTGGTATCCCGTGGATGCGACCGTGTTATCAGCATTGAGAAAGATCCTGCACATCACTCATTCATCTGCAAAATCATGAAAGAGGTGCAGACAGACAAATGTCTGCCGATACGCGGAGATGTATTCAAGTTTATCAAGAATGGCCGCGAACAGTTCGACTTCATCTTTGCCGATCCTCCCTACGCTTTAAAAGAGTTGGAAACAATCCCCGAATTAATCTTTCAGAATAATCTTCTCAAAGAAGGAGGATTATTGGTACTGGAGCATGGAAAAGATAATAATTTCGAAGAAAATCCACATTTCCTTGAGAGAAGGGTGTATGGAAGTGTGAACTTCTCACTATTCAGATAA
- the cls gene encoding cardiolipin synthase: protein MIDWNYMLSQIATVAFDILYFGAIIGTIVIIILDNRNPVKTMAWILILLFLPIVGLVFYFFFGRSQRRERIIGQKSYDRLLKKPMAEYLAQDCSDVPYEYSRLIQLFQQTNQAFPFEGNRVAVYTEGYTKLQSLLRELQKAKQHIHMEYYIFEDDAIGRMVRDVLIEKASHGVEVRVIYDDVGCWHVPNRFFEEMRNAGIEVRSFLKVRFPLFTSRVNYRNHRKIVVIDGRVGFVGGMNLAERYMRGFSWGIWRDTHIMLEGKAVHGLQTAFLLDWYFVDRTLITASRYFPKIDSCGSSLVQIVTSEPIGPWKEIMQGLTVAITSAKKYFYMQTPYFLPTEPILAAMQTAALSGVDIRLMLPERADNWITHLGSRSYLADVMQAGVKVYFYKKGFLHSKLMVSDDMLSTVGSTNVDFRSFEHNFEVNAFMYDVETALEMKEIFLQDQRESTQIFLKNWGRRSWRQKAAESIVRLLAPLL, encoded by the coding sequence ATGATTGATTGGAACTATATGCTTAGCCAGATAGCAACAGTGGCTTTTGATATTCTTTATTTTGGAGCCATTATCGGTACGATTGTCATCATCATTCTTGACAACCGGAATCCGGTTAAAACCATGGCATGGATACTCATATTACTTTTCCTTCCTATTGTCGGACTTGTCTTTTATTTTTTCTTTGGGCGGAGTCAACGTCGCGAACGTATCATTGGGCAAAAAAGCTACGACCGCTTATTGAAGAAACCAATGGCCGAATATCTCGCACAGGATTGTTCGGACGTTCCTTATGAATACTCCCGTCTTATTCAGCTTTTCCAGCAAACGAATCAAGCGTTTCCATTTGAGGGGAACCGTGTGGCAGTCTATACCGAAGGATATACCAAACTTCAATCATTGTTGCGTGAACTGCAAAAAGCGAAGCAGCATATCCACATGGAATATTACATCTTTGAAGATGACGCTATCGGGCGTATGGTCAGGGATGTGCTGATAGAAAAAGCTTCTCACGGGGTTGAAGTACGGGTTATCTATGATGATGTAGGTTGCTGGCATGTGCCTAATCGTTTTTTTGAAGAAATGCGCAATGCCGGTATTGAAGTCAGGAGCTTTTTGAAAGTACGTTTTCCTTTATTTACCAGTAGGGTGAATTACCGCAACCATAGAAAGATTGTCGTTATTGACGGACGCGTGGGCTTCGTTGGGGGAATGAACCTGGCAGAACGTTATATGCGTGGCTTTTCTTGGGGGATTTGGCGAGATACGCATATCATGTTGGAAGGCAAGGCAGTGCATGGTTTACAAACGGCTTTTTTGCTTGATTGGTATTTTGTAGACCGTACGTTGATAACCGCTTCCCGTTATTTTCCGAAGATTGACTCTTGCGGAAGTTCTTTAGTGCAAATTGTCACGAGTGAGCCTATCGGGCCTTGGAAAGAAATCATGCAGGGATTGACTGTTGCCATTACCAGTGCAAAAAAATATTTCTATATGCAAACACCTTATTTTTTGCCTACAGAACCAATATTAGCAGCTATGCAAACAGCAGCATTGTCTGGGGTGGATATACGCTTGATGTTACCGGAACGTGCAGATAACTGGATAACTCATCTTGGATCGCGTTCTTATTTGGCAGATGTGATGCAGGCAGGTGTTAAGGTCTATTTTTATAAGAAAGGTTTTCTACATTCTAAGCTGATGGTTTCAGATGATATGCTTTCCACTGTAGGCTCTACCAATGTTGACTTCCGTAGCTTTGAGCATAACTTTGAGGTGAATGCTTTTATGTATGACGTAGAAACTGCCCTTGAAATGAAAGAAATATTTCTTCAGGACCAGCGCGAAAGTACACAGATCTTTTTGAAGAATTGGGGCAGACGTTCGTGGAGACAAAAAGCTGCGGAGTCTATCGTGCGTTTATTGGCTCCGCTACTTTAA
- a CDS encoding helix-turn-helix domain-containing protein — MLDIKNRETLEIYVLGDDFKFYQNLKYLPLTSYPSNNQSALIIYCLGGKAKITVHEDVHWIQPEELIILLPGQFVSFSEPSEDFSTVTMVISTSLFSDALSGVPRFSPHFFFYMRTHYWYPQSERDIPRIYNYLGMIKDKVTSQDIYRRELIIHLLRYLYLELFNAYQKESTLMTARRDTRKEELANKFFGLIMKHFKENKDVAFYADKLCITSKYLTMVIKETSGKSAKDWIVEYIILEIKALLKNTSLNIQEIAIKTNFANQSSLGRFFRKHTGMSLSQYRMSNLEQ, encoded by the coding sequence ATGTTAGACATTAAAAATAGAGAGACATTAGAGATATACGTCCTGGGTGACGATTTTAAATTTTATCAAAATCTGAAGTATCTTCCTTTGACTTCTTATCCTTCTAATAATCAATCAGCTTTGATTATATATTGTTTAGGTGGAAAGGCCAAAATTACAGTGCATGAAGATGTACATTGGATACAACCGGAGGAATTGATTATATTATTACCCGGACAATTTGTCTCATTTAGTGAGCCAAGTGAAGATTTCTCGACCGTTACGATGGTTATATCTACTTCACTGTTTAGTGATGCGTTAAGTGGTGTGCCCAGATTTTCTCCGCATTTCTTTTTCTACATGCGGACTCATTACTGGTATCCGCAGTCAGAACGAGATATTCCCCGGATATATAATTATCTGGGTATGATAAAAGATAAAGTTACCTCTCAAGATATATATAGGCGGGAGCTGATTATTCATTTGTTGAGGTATCTGTATCTGGAACTGTTCAATGCTTATCAAAAGGAATCTACCTTGATGACTGCCCGCAGGGATACCCGTAAAGAAGAGTTGGCTAATAAATTCTTTGGGCTTATCATGAAGCATTTTAAGGAGAATAAGGATGTGGCTTTTTATGCGGATAAACTGTGTATTACTTCCAAATACCTGACTATGGTAATTAAGGAGACAAGCGGGAAGTCTGCCAAAGACTGGATTGTTGAATACATCATATTAGAAATCAAGGCTTTGCTGAAAAATACCAGCCTGAACATTCAGGAAATAGCGATTAAAACGAACTTTGCGAATCAATCGTCGCTTGGACGTTTTTTTAGAAAGCATACAGGAATGTCGCTTTCACAATATCGAATGAGTAACTTAGAACAATAG
- the aroB gene encoding 3-dehydroquinate synthase, giving the protein MSKQEVILCESLETSLGRAIELCPHDKLFVLTDEHTQRLCLPSLKESGLLKDAVEICIGAEDVHKTLETLASVWMALSTQGATRHSLLINLGGGMVTDLGGFAAATFKRGISYINIPTTLLAMVDASVGGKTGINFNGLKNEIGAFAPANSVLIETEFLRTLDTHNFFSGYAEMLKHGLISNTAHWAELLNFDSSSIDYAALKQLVGQSVQVKEDIVEQDPFEHGIRKALNLGHTVGHAFESMALAENRPVLHGYAVAWGIVCELYLSHLKVGFPKEKMRQTIQFIKDNYGIFTFDCKKYDQLYAFMTHDKKNTSGTINFTLLKDIGDICINQTADKDTIFEMLDFYRECMGI; this is encoded by the coding sequence ATGAGTAAACAAGAAGTTATTCTCTGCGAAAGCTTGGAAACGAGCCTCGGTCGTGCCATTGAGCTATGTCCGCATGACAAATTATTCGTCCTCACAGACGAGCATACCCAGCGTCTTTGTCTCCCCTCTCTAAAGGAATCGGGGCTGTTGAAAGATGCTGTAGAAATCTGTATCGGAGCAGAAGATGTGCATAAAACTCTGGAAACACTCGCTTCCGTCTGGATGGCATTAAGCACTCAAGGGGCTACCCGCCACTCTTTACTTATCAATCTTGGAGGAGGGATGGTGACAGATCTCGGAGGTTTTGCCGCAGCTACATTCAAACGGGGCATTTCCTATATCAATATACCAACCACCCTGCTCGCCATGGTGGACGCATCAGTGGGGGGTAAAACAGGAATCAACTTCAACGGACTGAAAAATGAAATCGGTGCTTTCGCTCCGGCAAACAGTGTATTGATTGAAACTGAATTCCTACGCACATTGGACACACACAATTTCTTCTCCGGATATGCTGAAATGTTGAAGCATGGTTTGATTAGCAATACGGCACATTGGGCAGAATTGCTCAATTTCGATTCCTCTAGTATTGATTATGCAGCTCTCAAACAATTGGTAGGCCAATCGGTACAAGTGAAAGAAGATATTGTAGAACAGGATCCCTTCGAACATGGAATCCGCAAAGCATTAAATCTGGGACACACCGTAGGACATGCGTTCGAAAGTATGGCACTGGCAGAAAACCGTCCTGTATTACATGGATATGCAGTAGCTTGGGGAATTGTGTGCGAACTGTATCTTTCTCATCTCAAAGTAGGTTTCCCGAAAGAGAAAATGCGGCAAACGATCCAGTTTATCAAGGATAATTATGGCATATTTACTTTCGACTGCAAAAAATATGACCAACTGTATGCATTTATGACGCATGATAAAAAGAATACTTCAGGCACTATCAATTTCACATTACTAAAAGATATTGGAGACATTTGCATCAATCAGACTGCCGATAAGGACACTATCTTCGAAATGCTCGACTTCTATCGCGAATGTATGGGAATTTAA
- the tnpB gene encoding IS66 family insertion sequence element accessory protein TnpB (TnpB, as the term is used for proteins encoded by IS66 family insertion elements, is considered an accessory protein, since TnpC, encoded by a neighboring gene, is a DDE family transposase.) yields MYSLTSANRYYLYQGFVRMNLGIDGLFKIIRSEMKDLSPVSGDIFLFFGKNRQSVKILRWDGDGFLLYYKRLEGGSFELPTFNPNTGNYEISYQVLSFILNGVSLKSVRLRKRFRI; encoded by the coding sequence ATGTATTCTCTAACATCAGCCAATCGCTACTATCTGTACCAGGGCTTTGTTCGTATGAACCTTGGCATTGACGGTTTATTCAAAATTATACGATCGGAAATGAAGGACTTGTCTCCCGTTTCCGGAGATATCTTTTTATTCTTTGGTAAAAACCGACAAAGTGTAAAAATACTGCGTTGGGATGGCGATGGCTTTCTTCTGTACTACAAGCGCCTCGAAGGTGGAAGTTTTGAGTTACCGACATTTAACCCCAATACAGGCAATTACGAGATCTCTTATCAGGTTTTGTCTTTTATCTTAAATGGAGTGTCATTAAAGTCTGTACGGTTGAGAAAACGTTTCAGGATCTAA
- the tnpC gene encoding IS66 family transposase, whose amino-acid sequence MKKDEIIELLKEQIKGLRDDNNRLLDQIDALIKEVSSLKEALLQKGESLSKQQRLTKGLAKLVSNTSEQQQAPQSAIFEEERQKIEAEKADKRKARKNNGAKRDMHYEMEEEEHVVYPDDPDFDINKARLFTTVPRICVRYECVPMRFIKHVYKIHTYTQEGRLFEGKTPASAFLNSSYDGSFIAGLMELRYIQSLPVERIINYFESHGFTLKKPTAHKLIEKASNLFENLYKCIRQTALSDPYKAADETYYKILVPEKNSKGKGVRKGYLWVVVGINTRMIYLLYDDGSRSERVILNELGSCKGIIQSDGYSPYRKLESDAYPNITRIPCLQHIKRKFIDCGEKEPDAKRIVELINALYQNEHKHKVGVEGWTVEQNLMHRKKYAPDILGEIKDVLDEIEERGDLLPKSELQEAITYLRNEWNAVVDIFNYGDTYLDNNMVERMNRYISLSRKNSLFFGSHKGAERGAILYTIALTCRMHKVNLFEYLTDVINRTAEWQPNTPIEKYRELLPDRWEKAND is encoded by the coding sequence ATGAAAAAGGATGAGATCATAGAGTTATTGAAGGAACAAATCAAGGGATTACGAGATGACAACAACAGACTCTTGGACCAAATAGATGCTTTGATAAAGGAGGTTTCTTCCCTTAAAGAGGCACTCCTTCAAAAAGGCGAATCTCTTAGCAAGCAACAGCGCCTTACTAAGGGACTCGCCAAACTTGTATCCAACACATCCGAACAGCAACAGGCTCCCCAATCTGCCATATTCGAAGAAGAGCGGCAGAAGATAGAAGCGGAAAAAGCAGATAAGCGTAAAGCAAGAAAGAACAATGGGGCCAAACGTGACATGCATTATGAGATGGAGGAAGAAGAACATGTCGTTTATCCCGATGATCCCGATTTTGACATCAATAAGGCCCGGTTGTTTACCACTGTTCCCAGAATATGCGTCCGCTATGAATGTGTACCCATGCGCTTCATCAAGCATGTCTACAAGATACACACCTATACGCAAGAAGGTCGCCTGTTTGAGGGAAAAACACCGGCTTCGGCCTTCTTGAATTCCAGCTATGACGGTTCATTTATTGCCGGATTGATGGAATTACGTTATATACAATCGCTACCTGTTGAAAGAATCATCAACTACTTCGAGAGTCATGGCTTTACGCTGAAGAAACCTACGGCTCATAAGTTGATAGAGAAAGCCTCAAACCTCTTCGAAAATCTTTATAAGTGCATCCGGCAGACAGCTTTGAGTGATCCTTATAAGGCAGCCGATGAAACCTATTACAAAATACTCGTCCCAGAAAAGAACAGCAAGGGAAAAGGAGTCAGGAAGGGATACCTTTGGGTGGTTGTCGGCATAAACACCAGGATGATATACTTGCTCTATGATGACGGCTCCCGGTCTGAAAGAGTTATTCTTAACGAATTAGGCAGTTGCAAAGGTATCATACAAAGCGATGGTTACTCACCTTACCGGAAGCTCGAAAGCGATGCTTATCCCAATATCACACGCATCCCGTGCTTGCAACATATAAAACGGAAATTTATAGATTGCGGTGAGAAGGAGCCGGATGCAAAAAGAATCGTGGAGCTGATAAACGCACTTTATCAAAACGAGCATAAGCATAAAGTTGGGGTTGAGGGATGGACGGTAGAACAGAATCTTATGCATCGAAAAAAGTATGCGCCGGACATACTCGGAGAAATAAAAGATGTGCTTGATGAAATAGAAGAACGGGGGGATTTATTACCTAAGAGCGAACTGCAGGAAGCCATTACCTATCTTCGCAATGAGTGGAATGCAGTGGTGGACATCTTTAATTATGGTGACACTTATCTGGACAACAATATGGTTGAACGGATGAACCGGTACATATCCTTATCTAGAAAAAACTCATTGTTCTTCGGCAGCCATAAGGGGGCCGAACGAGGCGCCATACTCTATACGATAGCACTCACTTGTAGGATGCATAAAGTGAATCTATTTGAGTATCTCACGGATGTGATAAACAGAACAGCCGAATGGCAACCGAACACACCAATTGAAAAATACAGGGAACTGCTTCCTGACAGATGGGAAAAGGCTAATGACTAA
- a CDS encoding 5' nucleotidase, NT5C type, with protein MLNKALNIAYKAHIGQLDKGGSPYILHPVRVALHCQTEDEKIVALLHDVVEDTSITFEDLKTEGLDDRLLEALKCLIKEEGEDYKAFIERVSTNRLATKVKIQDLKDNMDVTRLNGKAHWKLETYKEALEYLERCSNKKVLYVDMDNVLVNFQSGIDALNEDLKSRYAGCYDEVPNIFAKMQPNEGAIDAMNRLKDKYDIYILSTAPWDNPSAWSDKLEWVKRYLGEVCYKRLILSHHKNLNAGDYLIDDRKKNGAADFKGELILFGSERFPNWESVVRYLL; from the coding sequence ATGTTGAACAAAGCTTTAAATATTGCCTATAAGGCTCATATTGGACAGTTAGACAAAGGTGGCAGTCCGTATATATTGCATCCAGTCAGAGTTGCTTTACACTGTCAAACAGAGGATGAAAAGATAGTAGCATTGTTGCATGATGTTGTAGAAGATACATCTATAACATTTGAGGATTTAAAAACGGAAGGGTTGGATGACAGGCTACTGGAGGCTTTAAAATGTCTGATTAAAGAAGAGGGTGAAGATTATAAAGCGTTTATTGAACGTGTCTCTACTAATCGTTTGGCTACAAAGGTTAAAATACAAGACTTAAAAGATAATATGGATGTAACCCGTTTGAATGGTAAGGCACATTGGAAGTTGGAAACATATAAAGAAGCGTTGGAGTACCTCGAACGGTGCTCAAATAAGAAAGTTTTATATGTAGATATGGATAATGTATTGGTAAACTTCCAATCGGGCATAGACGCCTTAAATGAGGATTTAAAAAGCCGATATGCGGGGTGTTATGATGAAGTCCCTAATATATTTGCAAAAATGCAACCCAATGAAGGGGCAATAGATGCCATGAACCGTTTAAAAGACAAATACGACATTTACATTTTATCAACAGCTCCATGGGATAACCCAAGTGCATGGTCTGACAAGTTGGAATGGGTGAAACGTTATTTGGGTGAAGTATGCTATAAACGTTTGATCTTGTCGCACCATAAAAACTTGAATGCAGGTGACTATTTAATAGATGACAGGAAAAAGAATGGTGCTGCTGATTTTAAAGGTGAGCTTATATTGTTCGGTTCTGAACGGTTTCCAAATTGGGAGTCTGTGGTAAGGTATTTATTGTGA